The region CCAAAACATTTGTATGAAGAATATCTTATCATTTTACGGCTCAATAATATTAATTAGGGGCGAAGGAGATAATTGTTCAGATGATAAGACATTAATCAACTCTTTTTTTTGAACCTTCTCTTTTTATTTTAATCATTTTCTTCCCTATTAATACAGTTCACTATCTATTTTTTTGATCATAGCGATCGCCTTGGTTTGACACAGGTGATCGCTATCGGTACAATCTATATATAGCAAGGGTTTTAGCTTAATTTGACACCAATGGTGCCTCAACCCAACCGACAAGATCAGCTATGATGATGTTAAGAATTGTAATGTTTAAAACGCTTTTCCTGTGAGGGCGATCGCATACTGATATAAATATAACAATGGGTCAGTCTGATCAGCTTAGACTCTGTACAAGCTCTACATGAAAAGATTTGCCGTTGTCGTTTTTGCCGGAGAAGTAATATGACCAATGAATTGATTTACGAAATTTCCACATTATTACTGGTTCTAGGTGCTTCTCGCATCAATTATCGGCAACTTCGTAACAGTTGGGTGAAACAACAAGCATTGCTGTTAGGGAAGCAACAAGAATTAATTCTGGAGACACAAACTCTCAAAAATAATTTAACTAATGTGGTAGAGACGAATGAATCTCTAACGCAAAATAATCATCAACTGAAACAGAGTTTATCAGAAATTACACAAAATTTAACGACGCTTCAAGGTAAAGTTAGTGAGTTAGACCAACAAAAAATTAATTTATCCAATAATTTAAAACAAGAACAAGATAAGGTTATTTCTCTGCAACAAACTGCTACGAGTTTAGAACAAAAGCAAGAAAAATTACAAACTGAATATCAGCAACAAGTATCTTCACTGCAAAAGCAACTTGATAGTTTACAGCGAGAAAAAGAACAAACTTTTAATCAACTGCAGCAAGAAACAAGAAAAGCAACCGCGACACAACAACAGGTTAATAGTTTAACTCAACAATTAGAGTCAGAGAAACAACTAATTACCAATTTAGAGACACAAGTTAAAACTGTTGAACAAGAGAAGGTAACTTTTGCTAAAGAGTTAGAATCACAGGTTAATAGTTTAACTCAACAATTAGATTCAGAAAAACAACTAATTACCAATTTAGAGACACAAGTTAAAACTGTTGAACAAGAGAAGGTAACTTTTGCTAAAGAGTTAGAATCACAGGTTAATAGTTTAACTCAACAATTAGATTCAGAAAAACAACTAATTACCAATTTAGAGACACAAGTTAAAACCGTCGAACAAGAGAAGGTAACTGTTACTAAGGAGTTAGAATCACAGGTTAATAGTTTAACTCAACAATTAGATTCAGAAAAACAACTAATTACCAGTTTAGAGACACAAGTTAAAACTGTTGAACAAGAGAAGGTAACTGTTACTAAGGAGTTAGAATCACAGGTTAATAGTTTAACTCAACAATTAGATTCAGAAAAACAACTAATTACCAGTTTAGAGACACAAGTTAAAACTGTTGAACAAGAGAAGGTAACTGTTACTAAGGAGTTAGAATCACAGGTTAATAGTTTAACTCAACAATTAGAGTCAGAAAAACAACTAATTACCAGTTTAAAGACACAAGTTAAAACTGTTGAACAAGAGAAGGTAACTGTTACTAAAGAGTTAGAAGAACAGGTTAATAGTTTAACTAAAGAGAAAGATAAGCTAGAAACTAAACTAAGAAAAATTGAAACAACTGAAACTAAATCTCCTCCTAAGTCTGAAGCTTTAGTTTCTACTAAAGCTTCAGAGGAAATAAAGGTTTCTCTTACTCCCAAATCTGAAGCAAAAGTAGAAACTAAGGTAGTAGAAGAAATACCAGTTTCTATCCCGCAAAAAGTAGAAACTAAGGTAATAGAAAAAGAAGACGAAATTGTAATCCCTGTTACTGAAAAAGTAGAAACTGAAAAGAAAGTTAGCCAAAAAGATGACAAAAAAAAAGAAGAAGAAAGTCAAGAAACGGTAAAAAATGAGCATGTTTTGACCGGCAAAAAAATCGTAATTGCTGGTAGTTTATCCCAAATAAATCGAGATGAAGCCAGAATATTGTTACAAAAATTACGGGCAACCATAACCACTTCTCTAAGTTCTAAAACTCACTATATTGTTGTGGGGAAAGAACCTGGTGATAAACTCAAAAAAGCACAAAAATTAGGAATTCCTCAACTAACAGAATCTGAATTTGTCGAATTACTAAAATAGATTCTTTGAAATTCCTTCAGCCTGAAGGCTGATGCTATAGAGACTAAGCCTGCCTTTGCAGGCTTTTTAATCTAAATAATTAATATTAACACTGCTTGATTCTGCTGCTGTCATCTAGAATAATCTTAAGACAGCATCAGGAGGTTTCTGTGGCATTATATGCGGACTTACATCGTCATTTAGGAGGTTCCGTTGTTCCGAGAATTCTCTGGCGGTACTTTAAGCGACATAACCAAGAAATGGCGCAAAGATTCCCCAAATATCCCGCTTTTGAGGAATTTTACACCCGCAAACGGAATACCCTAGATGAATACCTAGAATTACACACCCTGGTAGAGAGTGTACAAACGGAACAGACGCTTCCCTATTTTATTTATCGACTAATTCGGGGGGCGTATATTTTCGAGAATTTAGCTTATTTAGAATTGCGCTATACTCCTTATTTGCGTACACCTGAACATCTTAGTCAAAATCAGAGAATTGATGAGATGGCGAAAATTGTGCAAATTGTGGGAAAAGCCAGTCAAGTTCACGAATATCCCATCATTATTAGTCAAATTCTCTGTATGCACTCCCGTTTACCCTACGAAGTCAATAAGGCTATTGTAGAGTTAGCTGCCAACATGGGAGATTATGTTTGTGCGATCGATGTTGCAGGGGGAGACTCTCATTATGGCGATCGCTTAGACGAATTTATCAGTCTTTATCAATATGCGCGATCGCTAGGACTCAAAACAACCGGACATTTGTATGAAACGCCTCAAGGTTGTTATCCAGCATTATTGCCTTATTTAATGCGAATTGGTCATGGAATTCAAATTCCTTTGAAATATCCCGAATTATTGCCTGAAATTGCCCGATCAAATCAGTGTTTAGAAGTGTGTCCTACTACTTATTTAAAGACAGGAACTTTAGAGGATTTATCTGAGTTAAAAGTGGTATTTGATCGCTGTTTTGATGCGGGTGTTGATATTGCAATTTGTACGGATAATGCGGGGTTACATAATGTCCGTCTACCCTTTGAATACGAAAATCTTTTGACCCAAGATGTGATTGATTTTAAACAGTTACAAGCTTGTCAAGATGCAGCTTTTCGTCATGCTTTTGCTTGGCCCCATAAAGAACGTCCTGCTTCTTTATTAACTGATTTACTCAAAGATAATTCTCCTGAAAAGATGTTATTATCTGTGTAATTTGGTAAGGTGGGCAATGCCCACCCTACTAATTTTTATAAATTTTACTATGATGGCCAATTTTAATTACCAAAACAACTAAAATGTTATTCTCGACTCGATAAATAATTCGATAGTCTCCTATTCTTACTCTTAATCTTCCTTCTCCATTTGTGAGTTGTTTAAAATCAGGAGGATAAGGATTTATTTTTAATGTTTCAATTTTGTTTTTGATTCGTTCCTGAATATCTTTGGGAAGTTTTGACAGTTCTTTCTTAGCACTTTTTAGGAATTCGATTTTATATTCTGTCATATCTTAGATTATAATCCTAAATCTTGTTTGACATCTTCCCAGGAAATGCGTTCTTGATTATCAGGATCGGTTTCAGCTATGATAGCATCTCTTACATCTAATAAGTCTTCTAATTCTTCTGTATTAATTACCGTTAAATTTCCTTGACTAATTTGTTCTAAAAGTTCATTAACAGACAAGTTTAATTGATTCCCAAGGTTCGTAATACCTGTGAGAATATCTTGAGAAAGGGTTAGTTGAGTCATAGTAATTTAAAGGTGTTGTGATTTATTCTAGTTTAGCAAATAATTTTTTATTTCTCAATTTTACCAAATTAATTCTAAATTTAAGACAAAATTAGGTAAGATATTTTCTCCTAATAAAGTATTAGGATTATCTAATATTTCAACTTCTCTACCTTGTCGATAAATTTCGATTTTTTTATCTTTTCGATTAATCAGCCATCCTAATTTTGTTCCATTTTCAATATACTCTATCATCTTTTCTTGCAAAGGTTTTAAACTATCGCTAGGGGAACATAATTCAATGACGAAATCAGGACATAAAGATAGAAATTTTTGACGTTGTTTAGGAGTTAAGTTATCCCATTTTTCTAAAGGTATCCAAGACGCATCAGGGGATCTATCTGCACCATTAGGAAGCTTAAAACCTGTAGATGAATCAAAAACTTTACCCAATTTATATTCCTTATTCCAAAGTTGAATTTGAAAATTAATCTCTGAATTTCTTTCTCCTGTTTCTCCTCCTGTCGGTGGCATAATAATTAAGTCTCCTTTGGCATTTTTTTCAAAACGCAAATCTCGATTATCTTGACAAATTTGATAAAATTGTTCATCGGTTAGATTAAGGGAATCTAAATTAATTTGTACTGAATCAACCATGATCTGTATTTACTCCATCAGTTTTGATAAAGTTGGTTATTTATTTTAGTATAGTTATTTTGAGAATTAATGCGGACAATATTAGGATATAATAGATGAGAGTTTACACAATCCGTAATCATGACCACTTACAATCAGGTACTTACTGAAATTCAGTCTCTTAGTCTCTCTGAACAACTACGGTTACTAGATGAGTTAAAAGTCTTAGTTAGTCATTCAATAGAAGTAGAAGGAGATGATGAAACGATTCCTATAGAAGACATTATGCAAAGTCAAACAGCTTGGGAAGATTATATATCAGGTAAGGATCAGGGAATTACTTCTCAAGATTTAAAACGCAAGTTGTTAGGAGAAAATTTTGCTTGATTATATTCTCTTAAAACAAGCAGAACGCTATTTACAGCGAATGCAACCTGATGATCAACTTCGCATTATTAATGCTTTAGATTCCTTAATTTCTAATCCTTTAACCCTAGATATTAAACCCTTAAAAGGTCGTCCTGAATTTCGTTTGCGTGTGGGGAAGTATCGGGTATTATTTATAGAAGATCAAGATAAGCAAGTTTATGTAATAACTGCAATTGGTTCTCGTGG is a window of Aphanothece sacrum FPU1 DNA encoding:
- a CDS encoding Uma2 family endonuclease translates to MVDSVQINLDSLNLTDEQFYQICQDNRDLRFEKNAKGDLIIMPPTGGETGERNSEINFQIQLWNKEYKLGKVFDSSTGFKLPNGADRSPDASWIPLEKWDNLTPKQRQKFLSLCPDFVIELCSPSDSLKPLQEKMIEYIENGTKLGWLINRKDKKIEIYRQGREVEILDNPNTLLGENILPNFVLNLELIW
- a CDS encoding BRCT domain-containing protein, coding for MTNELIYEISTLLLVLGASRINYRQLRNSWVKQQALLLGKQQELILETQTLKNNLTNVVETNESLTQNNHQLKQSLSEITQNLTTLQGKVSELDQQKINLSNNLKQEQDKVISLQQTATSLEQKQEKLQTEYQQQVSSLQKQLDSLQREKEQTFNQLQQETRKATATQQQVNSLTQQLESEKQLITNLETQVKTVEQEKVTFAKELESQVNSLTQQLDSEKQLITNLETQVKTVEQEKVTFAKELESQVNSLTQQLDSEKQLITNLETQVKTVEQEKVTVTKELESQVNSLTQQLDSEKQLITSLETQVKTVEQEKVTVTKELESQVNSLTQQLDSEKQLITSLETQVKTVEQEKVTVTKELESQVNSLTQQLESEKQLITSLKTQVKTVEQEKVTVTKELEEQVNSLTKEKDKLETKLRKIETTETKSPPKSEALVSTKASEEIKVSLTPKSEAKVETKVVEEIPVSIPQKVETKVIEKEDEIVIPVTEKVETEKKVSQKDDKKKEEESQETVKNEHVLTGKKIVIAGSLSQINRDEARILLQKLRATITTSLSSKTHYIVVGKEPGDKLKKAQKLGIPQLTESEFVELLK
- a CDS encoding type II toxin-antitoxin system RelE family toxin; the protein is MTEYKIEFLKSAKKELSKLPKDIQERIKNKIETLKINPYPPDFKQLTNGEGRLRVRIGDYRIIYRVENNILVVLVIKIGHHSKIYKN
- a CDS encoding adenosine deaminase, encoding MALYADLHRHLGGSVVPRILWRYFKRHNQEMAQRFPKYPAFEEFYTRKRNTLDEYLELHTLVESVQTEQTLPYFIYRLIRGAYIFENLAYLELRYTPYLRTPEHLSQNQRIDEMAKIVQIVGKASQVHEYPIIISQILCMHSRLPYEVNKAIVELAANMGDYVCAIDVAGGDSHYGDRLDEFISLYQYARSLGLKTTGHLYETPQGCYPALLPYLMRIGHGIQIPLKYPELLPEIARSNQCLEVCPTTYLKTGTLEDLSELKVVFDRCFDAGVDIAICTDNAGLHNVRLPFEYENLLTQDVIDFKQLQACQDAAFRHAFAWPHKERPASLLTDLLKDNSPEKMLLSV
- a CDS encoding type II toxin-antitoxin system RelE family toxin, giving the protein MLDYILLKQAERYLQRMQPDDQLRIINALDSLISNPLTLDIKPLKGRPEFRLRVGKYRVLFIEDQDKQVYVITAIGSRGDIYK